The genomic stretch CCGATGCGTGTGTGGCTACCAAGAGTACCCGGGACCACCATCAGACGCTGGCAAGCCTGGTTCAGCTCTGGTAGATCCAGATACTCAAACTGACGAACTCGGTGGTCTGTTCATTCAATGCGATGTCTGCAAGGTCTGGCAGCACGGTGGATGCGTGGGCATCATGGACGAAGCCGCCAGCCCTGACGAGTACTTTTGCGAGGAGTGCAGGAAAGACCTACACAAGGTCACAACGAGTCCTAAAGGGTACGTAGTCAAGCGTCGGTTTCATATTCAGAGCGCGCTACCCCGCGCCTTTCATCTACCCCATGGAGAACACGGTTGCACTCTGGGAGTTGCATACTCCTGTTAATTGCAAGTCATTGGTGGCTAACGAGTTCATCGCAACAGTCAAAAGTACTCCCGTTACCTACCTGTATACGATCAACAACAGGGAAAGAACCGAAAATCGTCCATTTCCAGAGAATCTGATGGACACTCGAGCAAGGACAAGGATCGCAACAACAGGGCGAGCGTGGACTCATTCGGCAAGCGTCGATCGACTATGAACAGTCGTGCTGCCTACGACGAAGATGAAGTGCTACGGAAAGTCATCGAAGAGAGCAAGCATCAAGGTGCCCCTGCTTCTGAGAACGGCAACCGGAAGAAGCGGAGTCGCGACGATAGCGAAGAGTGAGTCTCTGTCTGTCCTCCACGCCGCTTGACAGTCAACTGACAAACTTTGCAAAGGACAAAACCAGAGATCAAACGACAGCGTACTGGCTCTAGGTCCCCCAGTGGTTCGCCAGTCATTGAATCAGAGGACGACAGCACAAAAGCATCTGCTCCAAAACAAAAGCCACGTGGCGCTGCGGCGAAAAGCCAGCGGGAAAAGGAACAACGTGAAAAGGAGCGCGAGAGCCACAGGAACGAAGCTGCATCGCGACGAAAAGGGCGCGCCGAGCGGAGAAAGGGAGACGGTAAGCTGCCAGACACCATTGGAGAGCCATATCTGACAATTCATAGATCCAGAAGAAGCCGAACCCACGCCTGCAGCCACCATAGAAGAGCCCCCCATGGCTCCGTTAGCGACCGAAACCACGGTGCCCGAGCCGCCCACCGCAGATCTCAAGCCTGCGCCTGCACCACGAAGAGGAGGGCGTCCACCGCAGAAGGCACGTGGTCGGCTTGGACGAAACCAATACTCGAGGGACACCGTACCCGCAACCAATGGTACCTTGCCCAAGAACGATGCTGCGCAGTCACCACAAGCGACCACCACCAATGGCGCCACAAACGGTCATCACGACAGTAGCGACGGGACGGCTGGGTATAAGCCTGCCAAGAAGAATTGGCGGCTACAGAAGCTCTCGTGGAACGATATAAGACGCCCGGCCGGAGCTATGCAGAGCTACATAGCGCAACGGCAAGTCGAGATGGCTTCAGGTGTGAAGCACACAACTCTTGCTCTTGCTGTACAACCTGCTACGACTATGGCCAACGGAGACTCAAACCAAGAGCAGTCTAAAGAAGACGACACGGATCTGGCATCTTTCAAGAATTTAAGCACAACTCAGATGATGGATTCATTGAGCCGGGATCTAGCGCACTGGCAAAAGCTTATATCCGAGCCGACTGAGAAGTCGCCGAAGTGACTCTGGCCGTGCAATTTTGCTCATACTCTCTACTACAAACACGGCGTACTGGAACCTCCATGATCCATACTGGCAGTATTTCTCTTTGGGACGGCGTTACTCGGGATTTTTTACTTGTTTTCTGCGGCACGGATACCCTCCACTTCGTTTTGCTCCATCTTGAGCATACTTCACCTTCATGTCCCCCTCGACGACTTTGGTCTTGGATATTTTCATATGTAACTGTACGTAGGGCTTCAAGTCTAAAATGACTCCTCATGGCCGCTGAAGCAAACTTGCTCGCGGTCTGCAACAAACACACAACGTGTCAATGTATACCAAAAGATCGGATGTTATGAAGCTGATATTCGCTGGGATCAACCACGTAAGAAGCTAGGTTTCTCCAATACTATATTCGTTGGAAACACATCATTACATTATCCTGTTTTGTGCCATTCCCTACTCAGCCTTGCCCATCTTAATCTCCAACACACCCATGACGGGGTTCGTCTTCAGCAACTCTGATACTGCACCGAGATTCTCATCCGTCAGCACCGTGTACTCGGGCCATATCTTTGCGTCGCGCGTCTTGGTGTCCCAGTGAATCTTGAACTCGTGGATTATCTCCTTGGGACCATCGGCAGCTTTGTGCTTGGCCATGACTGTGTTTGGTCATAAGTTTGCATTCTTTGCTGGAGGAGAGAGGGTAGGCGAGGGGCTTGTAGAAAAAGGGATAGCAGAAGGGGATGGACAGGCGTACATTCAGCGCAATTCGGACTCGACGCCGCTATGGAAGTGATTTGCGCGTTCAGCGATTTGAGCGTGGGTTTAGTAGTGGTGTCTAGAAGGAGGAACTCGTGGCGATTGGAGGGTGGGAGAGTGAAGAGGAGGGGAAGAGACATGGTTGATGATATTGGTAGTGTTACTGCTTTCCACTGTTGATCGACGACGATGTTGAATTATATTCTCTGAACGTGAGTTTCGTATAGTGTATAGTAAGGGAAAGAGGAGCTAGAGATGTCTGTATAGCCGTTATTCCAAGTTTCCAGGCTTTTTGCGCAGACCTTGTCCTGCCGCACATGGGGGGGTTGGCTTAGGTATTGCAATGTACGTCATCGGCACTAGGATCGGACGGGAACGCGTTGCGCGTTGCCTTTAGCTTGCCCCGCTTTTTTATTTCGCGAGGGGTTTTAATTTGCATGGGAGGAAAACACGTGATTCGCATTTACGAACATTCATGAAGTTTGGGCCTTCTTTGAAAGCACTTTGAAGGCACCGTATATGATCAGGCTCTACGGAATGTGCGAGATATACAACACTGTCAACCCAACTTACCAACTACAATCCCTTGATCTTCTCCTCTAGCGCACGTTTGATAGCTAATGTATTCGTCAGTGCACATTCGTTCCGTTTGCGGGACCAACTTACCGTTGCAGCTCTCGTTAGCATCGCCGAATAGCATCTTGGTGTTCTCCATGAAGAACATGGGGTTCGGTACGTCGGCATAGCCGCTCGCCATTCCGCGCTTCATGATAACCACCTGTTTGCTCTTCCAGGCGTGCAAAACTGGCATACCTGCGATCGCACTGCCAGGCTCCATGGCGATGGGATTGACAGTATCGTTTGCTCCGATTACGAGCGTTACGTCAGTATCTGGGAAATCGTCGTTGATTTCATCCATCTCGAGGACGATATCGTACGGCACGGAAGCTTCAGCTAGCAACACGTTGACTATAATACGTTAGTTGACGTGCAGTGGTATAAGAGAAAAGTTGCTTACGTTGTCCTGGCATTCTTCCTGCGACCGGATGAATAGCAAAGCGGACGTTGACACCCTTGGAGCGAAGTTGGTTGACAAAGTCGGCGATGTTGTACTGCGCCTTCGACACTGCCATGCCATATCCAACTACGATAATGACGTTCTCAGCATTGAACAGCGCTTCGGCAGTCTCCTCAGATGTAGTTTTTGTAATCTCGCCTTCGATCTTGGATTGCTCTACGGCTGGACCGCCTATGCCGCCAAACAGCACATTAGTGATTGATCGATTCATTGCCACGCACATAATATGCGAGAGAATGGATCCCGATACTCCAATAAGAGCTCCAATGGTGGTCAGTAGCGGATTGTCCAGCATGAAGCCTTCGGCAACCAGTGCAAATCCAGAGTATGCGTTCAAGACAGTGATGACGACAGGCATGTCTGCTCCGCCAATAGCAGCAGTGGTAGTATAACCTTTGACAAAAGAGAGAGCTGCGTTGCCTACAAGGCATGCGGCACCGATCATAGGAGCGCCGGGGGCATACGCGAGGAATGTTGCCATAGTTGCAACATTCGCACCGAGGAGTGTACTGTTGATAAGATGACGACCAGGTAGAACCAAAGGCTTCGAGCTCATCTTCGCGGCCAACTTCAAGAAAGCGACGATGGATCCAGTGAATGTCACGCCTCCAATGAGAACACCGAGGTAGGCGGATACCATGTGAAGAGTCGAGATATCGCCAGTGTGGCCGAGAACGGAACCGATAGACGTCAACACCGCGGCTAGGCCGACGACAGAGTGTAGTGCTGCGACTGTCTGTGGCAGGGAAGTTGGTGTAATCCTTCTTCCAATCATTAGTCCAGCCACAACTCCGACAGTTGACAGCGCTGTGAATTGCGTGAGGACTTCGGGAGAAAAGCCAACGGCAGCCAAAGAAGCAAGAATACCAGAGAAGACACCGAGTATACCCAAGAAGTTTCCACGCCGAGCAGTAGCCTGGGATGCAAGACCAGACAAACTAGTCATGCAAAGTACGCTGCTCACCAAGTAGCCTGCTTGGACCAAACCAGCCATGCCAGTTGAGGCTGCCGCAACGAAGCCACCACCAAACAGAACCGCGGGGACAGCATAAAGCCATGGATATTCCTCAGGATCTGTAGGTCTGCGGAACATATCCAGCATTCGCTTAGAGATGACAAAGCCACCCGATACATTGACGAAGGCGAGCAAAACCGACAGAGCACCAAGCGTTTGCGGGATAGTTTCGGGGAAGTAGCCACCACCCATAACGTACAGACCACCGATACCGACCATACCAGAGATGGCATTTGTCACGCTCATCAGTGGAGAGTGGAGAGCAGGTGCAACGCCCCATACGACTCTGTATCCGATCAGACTGGCCAAGGCGAAGGTAAATGCATTGCTCATGAACAGTGGTCCAGTGAACTTTCCGAGAGCTAGTGCGGTAGACATGGCGGCTGTGACGCCTCCGACCTGCCGAGACTGTGTCTGCCATGGTGTTAGGGCGACAACGTTGGCGACTTGATCGGCAGACGATGGTGCAGCCTTGGCTTGCGCTGGAGGCGGAGCAGGTCGAGGAGCAGGAGGTAGTATCTTGCCATCGTAGGTAACGATGGCACCGCGAGTAACTTCATCTGTGAGGTCGACGTCGTAGTACTTTTCTCTCTTGTCCTTGGGAGTCAGGGAAAGTAGAAACTTGGTGACGTTATTCGAGTAAAGCGTGGAAGACTGAGTGGGCAAACGCGAAGGCAGGTCAGTATAGCCAATTACTGACACCCCTTCGTATTTGTTCAGTTTCCCCGGGACAGTAGCTTCGCAGTTCCCTCCTGCCTCGGCTGCAAGATCCACAACAACCGAGCCAGGTTTCATAGCACCAAGCATGGCTTTGGTGATCAATTTCGGGGCAGGTTGACCAGGGATGAGAGCGGTGGTAATCACAATGTCGACCTCTCGACACTGTTCGTAGAAGAGCTTCATCTCTGCCTCGATAAATTCCTTAGACATGACTTTAGCGTAACCACCGGCTCCGGAACCATCTTCTGCGATTTCGACTTCGATAAATTCAGCGCCAAGAGATTGTACCTGCTCACGTGCGGCGGAGCGAGTGTCAAAACCACGAACTATTGCGCCCATGCGACGAGCCTATTTCAATGTTAGGATATATGCTTGGAATATGTAGGGTGCTTGAGATTGCTGAGACGTATCTCTAGGCAGAGCTCCATCAATCAAAAAAGTCAGGTGATCTTCAAAGTACATGTACCAGGGCTGTAAGGAGTAGCCTCGTAATTGGATGACGTCCGCCAGGACACATTTTGCTCAATGTTTCTCGGCCATAGATTGAGAGGGAGACACTTACAGTAGCGATAGCACTCAAGCCCGCAACACCAGCTCCAATGACAAGGACTTTACAGGGTGGAATCTATGTAAATCAGCACAGTATCTGAATTGTAATAAGTATCTTTTACCTTTCCGGCAGCAGTAACTTGACCAGTTAAAAAGCGGCCGAAGTGGTTCGATGCTTCCAAGACAGCCTTATAACCAGCGATATTCGCCATGGAGCTGGTTTCATCAGTCATGCTTTTCGCAAAGCCGCGGGAATCAACATACCTCAGCGCATCAAAAACTTGGGCGCGGCTTATGCGAGGGATCATGTCCATTGCGAATGCAGTGGCCTTACGGGAAGCAATACGCTCCACTGTTGGCTTGTTCTGCATCGGGTACAGCATGGAAATGATAGTGGCGCCCTCTCGAATAGCATCCACCTCGCTATCCTCTCCTTCGGTACTAAGAGCTCGAACCTTGAGCAAAATGTCGCTCTCCTTGAAAACATTTCTGCGATCAACAGTGGTGGCGCCCGCCTGCTCATAAGCCTCATCAGAAAAGGAAGCCTCGGCGCCAGCTCCCCGTTCAATCAAGATACGCGAGAAGCCTTTCTTGAGCAGCAACTTGACATTGGTTGGCGTAATGGCAACTCGTCTCTCGCCCGGGTAGCTCTCTTTGGGGACACCAATGGTCAGGTTTGCGTAGGGGCCAGCCGTAAACGGCGGTGTGCTAGGTAGCTCCTCGTCGTGCGGCTCCGAAGCTGATGCATGGGTTGCGTAACGCGCAACAGCGGTGACCTGCGAGACATGCGGCTGCAGGGACAGCAGCGGCGGGTGCGTGCGGGTAATGTTCCGAACAACTGTAGTGCGTTCATGAGGTTTGTTATGCCTCGAGCGATCGTCACAGAGAGTCGTCAACCTCGACACAGATGTGAAAGCACACAGTGGCCTTAGGTGAGCAAAGAAACTGCCCCGCAACGGTCGAGCGGCAAGCGCCCTGTAGCCGCCGAGACAGTTGGCTGGAGTACTCATGCTGTCTCAAAGGAGGGCGGGCAAAGAGGGAAGATGCCAAGCACCCGCATCTGCTGGCGATTAATGATATTTGACAAAAGAAGTTATAGGTGGCGAGCTGGTGAAAGTTCAACGCTGTGTGAGGGAGCACCACAAAATGCCACGGGATGTGAGGCATTGGTGGTACATATTGCGGTACCTTTGGGCCGCATGCTCCCGTCATTACCGAATGAAGGGCATGGGCGTCAACTTCCCCGCACTTGATGCTACCCCACGTTTCTTGACCCTGGAAACTGCTCCCGTGCTTCCGGTTTGTGATGAAGCCTTCAGGTGGTGTAACGGATGATGTGCAGATATTTTGTAAAACTAGTAGCTATAGTCCCTGTCTGGACCGTAACAGACGCAGTAATAGTATGACATCCTCGCTCGACTTCAACCAGCACGCGGATGAGATAATGACTTGAGTTTATCGACAACCTTAACACCCACGCGAACTTTGGTTCCACCCCCTCATCAGAATATCTGTGTACACAAGCCATCTTGGTGGTTTAACCGTGGCGACAAAATACAGTTTAGAGTCTTTGACTAGAAGTATATAGCTATAACTACCACCAAGGTAATAATTATCTAGATAGCATCACATGTGATCAATGCGTGGTTCCCTGGCCCGCTTTCGATGATCACGGGCTGCGGGGCAACCGGTGGACCCCACCTGCACAATCTCCTTCCTTATTGAGGCCGCGTGGAATGCTGGAATTCCGTCCACTAACTCTGCTTAGTTAGTTGGCTTAGCCAGGGGCATCTCAAGAACCAAGTCAAGTAGTTCATATCGCACACGTGGCAAATAAGTTGAAGTCAAAGATCGTTACATTATGTCTAATGGTATGCTAAAATGTGCTAAGGAGTGACTCTGCAGCGAGCTTTTGGTGCCCAAAGTAAAGCCAAGAAAATGTTATGTAATGAAGAAATGCAGAAAGGTCTGCGATACCATGCAACATCATCGAAGAAAAGAGTCATGGAGATGCGAGTAGCCAAAGCTTACTCTTCGCGCTTCAGGGAGAATCCGCCCCAGTTGAAGCTGGCGTTGACGTCAAGGTCAAAGGTGAAGGACTTCTGGCATCCCCATCCAGCAGTGTTGATCTCGAGGTTGGCCTGTGCGGCGACGAACTTCTTGGTGAAAAGACGGCAGTGGGTACCGAAACCGACACCGTCCTTCTCGAGGTAAGCAGCCTGGAACTGGACGCAGCCACCCTTGTTCATGCCGAACATGGAAAGGAAGGCGCCAATGATGCCACCCTTGCGGTTGACAGAGTTCTGCTTCTGGGCATATGCCGCGCAGAGCGAAGGGTCGAAAGGACCGGGGAAGGTGCTCTGACCCATGCAGTATGGCTGCTGGTTGTGAA from Pyrenophora tritici-repentis strain M4 chromosome 1, whole genome shotgun sequence encodes the following:
- a CDS encoding PntB, NAD-NADP transhydrogenase beta subunit, whose translation is MSTPANCLGGYRALAARPLRGSFFAHLRPLCAFTSVSRLTTLCDDRSRHNKPHERTTVVRNITRTHPPLLSLQPHVSQVTAVARYATHASASEPHDEELPSTPPFTAGPYANLTIGVPKESYPGERRVAITPTNVKLLLKKGFSRILIERGAGAEASFSDEAYEQAGATTVDRRNVFKESDILLKVRALSTEGEDSEVDAIREGATIISMLYPMQNKPTVERIASRKATAFAMDMIPRISRAQVFDALSSMANIAGYKAVLEASNHFGRFLTGQVTAAGKIPPCKVLVIGAGVAGLSAIATARRMGAIVRGFDTRSAAREQVQSLGAEFIEVEIAEDGSGAGGYAKVMSKEFIEAEMKLFYEQCREVDIVITTALIPGQPAPKLITKAMLGAMKPGSVVVDLAAEAGGNCEATVPGKLNKYEGVSVIGYTDLPSRLPTQSSTLYSNNVTKFLLSLTPKDKREKYYDVDLTDEVTRGAIVTYDGKILPPAPRPAPPPAQAKAAPSSADQVANVVALTPWQTQSRQVGGVTAAMSTALALGKFTGPLFMSNAFTFALASLIGYRVVWGVAPALHSPLMSVTNAISGMVGIGGLYVMGGGYFPETIPQTLGALSVLLAFVNVSGGFVISKRMLDMFRRPTDPEEYPWLYAVPAVLFGGGFVAAASTGMAGLVQAGYLVSSVLCMTSLSGLASQATARRGNFLGILGVFSGILASLAAVGFSPEVLTQFTALSTVGVVAGLMIGRRITPTSLPQTVAALHSVVGLAAVLTSIGSVLGHTGDISTLHMVSAYLGVLIGGVTFTGSIVAFLKLAAKMSSKPLVLPGRHLINSTLLGANVATMATFLAYAPGAPMIGAACLVGNAALSFVKGYTTTAAIGGADMPVVITVLNAYSGFALVAEGFMLDNPLLTTIGALIGVSGSILSHIMCVAMNRSITNVLFGGIGGPAVEQSKIEGEITKTTSEETAEALFNAENVIIVVGYGMAVSKAQYNIADFVNQLRSKGVNVRFAIHPVAGRMPGQLNVLLAEASVPYDIVLEMDEINDDFPDTDVTLVIGANDTVNPIAMEPGSAIAGMPVLHAWKSKQVVIMKRGMASGYADVPNPMFFMENTKMLFGDANESCNAIKRALEEKIKGL
- a CDS encoding PHD-finger motif containing protein; this encodes MSPRRSSRARTTQPPPSVATHSNSSSSVSSARTDRASRVNAKQTSPPKSSTPHSLSSEEPEEPPHGAQPEPPLTRRRTREHDNDEDESAKLDDELDEDIAEEDEITRCVCGYQEYPGPPSDAGKPGSALVDPDTQTDELGGLFIQCDVCKVWQHGGCVGIMDEAASPDEYFCEECRKDLHKVTTSPKGQKYSRYLPVYDQQQGKNRKSSISRESDGHSSKDKDRNNRASVDSFGKRRSTMNSRAAYDEDEVLRKVIEESKHQGAPASENGNRKKRSRDDSEETKPEIKRQRTGSRSPSGSPVIESEDDSTKASAPKQKPRGAAAKSQREKEQREKERESHRNEAASRRKGRAERRKGDDPEEAEPTPAATIEEPPMAPLATETTVPEPPTADLKPAPAPRRGGRPPQKARGRLGRNQYSRDTVPATNGTLPKNDAAQSPQATTTNGATNGHHDSSDGTAGYKPAKKNWRLQKLSWNDIRRPAGAMQSYIAQRQVEMASGVKHTTLALAVQPATTMANGDSNQEQSKEDDTDLASFKNLSTTQMMDSLSRDLAHWQKLISEPTEKSPK